A single window of Drosophila suzukii chromosome 3, CBGP_Dsuzu_IsoJpt1.0, whole genome shotgun sequence DNA harbors:
- the LOC108012150 gene encoding uncharacterized protein: protein MLNGKFYTGLPPKMVERQGVKVCNRQESHFFWPDDSRADSAVENRVKRRNSQQLERPLERITTTRDSPTEVDTRRRFHKEFASSSIQFYDNLQSNPDRKPPLGRSLRREVTPKLTEVRPQELVNQSEDTSNRRQQAYSSKIQFYDYVNEADNVTQNNARRPQMDFNDKREVELNSKNSPKLQVKRDVRSFSVELEPKVTKKPLNDSPEWRRPRPVPQAQPKRILKQSPYQDQDAYDYVENRVRRLQLTRSPGLPKKHVTYNEEAAEYAYYDDRADGGDREEPTYDDQPRQQPNMPTGSRSHQRSFMETSRAKLLNNNNNYTANPSARKILPKLPESQSRGANIELFEDDPPLPSDPRKHLRSSLCFSGDALMVGGTPTTDKGTAQARRSSAGQRISVGLPD from the coding sequence ATGCTGAATGGAAAATTCTACACGGGCCTGCCGCCCAAAATGGTGGAGCGTCAGGGGGTGAAGGTGTGCAATCGCCAGGAGTCCCACTTCTTCTGGCCGGATGATTCCCGGGCGGATTCGGCGGTGGAAAATCGAGTGAAGAGGAGGAACAGTCAGCAGTTGGAAAGACCTCTGGAGAGGATTACAACCACTAGGGATTCTCCCACTGAAGTGGACACACGGCGCAGGTTCCACAAGGAGTTTGCCAGCTCTTCCATACAGTTCTACGATAATCTGCAGTCCAATCCGGATAGAAAACCCCCTTTAGGAAGGAGTCTACGCAGGGAAGTCACCCCAAAACTCACTGAAGTGAGGCCCCAGGAACTGGTTAATCAATCTGAGGATACTTCCAATCGCCGCCAGCAGGCTTATAGCTCCAAAATTCAGTTCTACGATTATGTAAACGAGGCAGATAATGTCACACAAAATAATGCCAGAAGACCCCAAATGGACTTCAATGACAAGCGTGAAGTAGAGCTTAATTCCAAGAACAGTCCCAAACTGCAGGTGAAAAGAGATGTGCGCAGTTTCAGTGTGGAACTGGAGCCCAAGGTCACCAAGAAGCCCCTGAACGACAGTCCCGAGTGGCGACGACCCCGCCCAGTGCCACAGGCACAGCCCAAAAGGATACTCAAGCAAAGTCCATATCAGGATCAGGATGCCTATGATTATGTGGAAAACCGCGTGAGAAGATTGCAGTTGACCCGGAGTCCCGGTTTGCCCAAGAAACATGTGACCTACAACGAAGAGGCTGCGGAATATGCCTACTACGATGACAGGGCGGATGGTGGGGATCGTGAGGAACCCACATACGACGATCAACCTCGTCAGCAGCCAAATATGCCGACAGGAAGTCGCAGTCATCAACGCTCTTTTATGGAAACTAGTCGGGCCAAgctattaaataataataataattatacgGCCAACCCGAGCGCTAGGAAAATCTTGCCCAAACTGCCAGAGAGCCAATCCAGAGGGGCAAACATAGAATTGTTTGAAGACGACCCCCCTCTGCCCTCTGACCCCCGCAAACACCTGCGCAGCAGCCTCTGCTTCAGCGGCGACGCTTTGATGGTGGGCGGTACGCCGACGACGGACAAGGGGACTGCGCAGGCGCGGCGCAGCTCCGCCGGCCAGAGAATCAGCGTGGGTCTGCCGGATTGA
- the LOC108012167 gene encoding LOW QUALITY PROTEIN: zinc finger protein rotund (The sequence of the model RefSeq protein was modified relative to this genomic sequence to represent the inferred CDS: substituted 1 base at 1 genomic stop codon) gives MDKMTVAQKNAYLEAHMAVQQQMAQAAIQFKQQQTSQQQNSPTANNNNNSQNNGNMQQQQQQQQQQQQQQQQQQQQQQHYAATIKVPQISSSSVAAAAAGESTFTVPDDGMGFEGGVRVLQSLGTWSAAEQLTYNIPKPNLIPFTEPYVEGGSMHPASRLKALQQVQQASSGVRKTNPSKSTNKAFECTVCGKGLARKDKLTIHMRIHTGEKPYICEVCNKAFARRDKLVIHMNKFKHVTPTNIAPLGKRLNNMVKKKEQPDPPPEDNKQSLELQLQQQAVQVAAQNIIVQSAQGAPTSIPGIIIPHHQQQLSWTCELCGRMFSSRDEWSIHAKSHLEYXQPERLVAESTKPAAAAAAAGVIAKTTSSNSNNNRSYQMDANQNQIQMEAQARKQKIIIQNQMILNASHQQQQQQQHPPQQQHQQQQQQQQQQQQHVAHGKKAARKHQQHLQQQQQQQQPQQQQQQQTSAPMYNNNSSSNHNGNNQSQEVSVPVSHIIANSPTAATYMQAQLSEHASNMQHGMPIVTYNGNQYCVITRAPDLDVEAMQKPLDYGHAAGGATNIIVMSPMQLLPPQQQQQQQQQQQQPQQQ, from the exons TTCAGTTCAAACAGCAACAGACTTCGCAGCAGCAGAACTCCCCCAcggccaacaacaacaacaacagtcAGAACAACGGCAAcatgcaacagcaacagcagcagcagcaacaacagcagcaacagcagcagcagcagcaacagcagcagcaacactaTGCGGCCACCATAAAGGTGCCGCAGATCAGTTCCTCCAGCGTGGCAGCTGCGGCGGCGGGGGAGAGCACCTTCACGGTTCCGGACGACGGAATGGGGTTCGAAGGGGGCGTCAGGGTCCTCCAGAGCCTGGGCACCTGGTCGGCGGCCGAGCAACTGACCTACAACATCCCCAAGCCCAACCTCATCCCCTTCACAGAGCCCTACGTCGAGGGGGGCTCAATGCACCCCGCCAGCCGACTCAAGGCCCTGCAACAGGTGCAGCAGGCATCCTCGGGGGTGCGCAAGACGAATCCCTCGAAGT CCACCAACAAGGCATTCGAGTGCACGGTCTGCGGCAAAGGACTCGCCCGCAAGGACAAGCTGACCATCCACATGCGCATCCACACCGGCGAGAAGCCCTATATTTGTGAA GTGTGCAATAAGGCGTTCGCCAGGCGGGACAAGCTGGTGATCCACATGAACAAGTTCAAGCACGTGACGCCCACGAATATTGCGCCCTTGGGCAAGCGGCTGAACAACATGGTGAAGAAGAAGGAGCAGCCGGATCCCCCGCCGGAGGACAACAAGCAGAGTCTGGAGCTGCAGCTGCAACAGCAGGCGGTCCAGGTGGCCGCCCAGAACATAATAGTGCAATCCGCTCAGGGGGCGCCGACGTCCATTCCCGGCATCATCATACCCCATCACCAGCAGCAGCTCTCCTGGACATGCGAGCTGTGCGGCAGGATGTTCTCGAGTCGGGACGAGTGGTCCATTCACGCCAAGAGTCATCTGGAG TATTGACAGCCGGAACGGCTAGTCGCAGAGTCAACAaaaccagcagcagcagcagcggcggcagGAGTCATTGCTAAgaccaccagcagcaacagcaacaataaTCGCAGCTACCAAATGGATGCTAATCAAAACCAAATTCAGATGGAGGCCCAAGCACGCAAGCAGAAGATAATCATACAAAACCAGATGATACTCAATGCCagccaccagcagcagcagcagcagcaacatcctccacagcagcaacaccaacagcagcagcagcagcaacagcagcagcagcaacatgtgGCCCATGGGAAGAAGGCGGCCAGAAAACACCAGCAACAtctacagcagcaacagcaacagcagcagccacagcagcagcagcaacaacagacCAGTGCGCCTATGTACAATAACAATAGTAGTAGCAACCACAACGGCAACAACCAAAGCCAAGAA GTGTCCGTGCCGGTGTCGCACATCATTGCCAATTCGCCAACGGCGGCCACCTACATGCAGGCCCAGTTGAGCGAGCACGCCAGCAACATGCAACACGGCATGCCCATTGTCACCTACAATGGCAACCAGTACTGCGTGATCACCAGGGCCCCGGATCTGGACGTGGAGGCGATGCAGAAGCCTCTGGACTACGGCCATGCAGCCGGTGGAGCCACCAACATCATAGTAATGTCCCCGATGCAACTGCTGCccccgcagcagcagcagcagcagcaacagcagcagcaacagccgCAGCAACAGTAA